The window CCGGTTTTGATATCTCTGGAGAAAACCCGACTGCTTGGGTAGGACGCAAATTTGAGAGCCGATTGGAAACCGCCATTGTCAGTAAAAGTGACCCCGGGAAAAGGCTGCATGACAGATCAGACGCATTTGTCCACTTCCGGCTGAGCCGTTTAAGTAAGAGCACAGCCCATTAACCTACCCACCTTCAAACATACCTTACCGCAAGGGCCGCTTCTAACTCGGCAACCACCATCTCCACGGTCACTTCATTCTGACACCGATGGTCCAGTGGACATTTCTCCAGGTAACAAGGGCTACATGCCACGTGCTCACGGATCACCCTGCTCTGTCGACCCAAGGGCCGTTTCCATTCGGGTTCATTAGGTCCGAAAATAACGGCGGCCGGCAATCCAAGATGGGCCGCGATGTGTGCAACTTCTCCATCGCAGGCTAACAGCGCACTGGAATAGGGTAACGACTGGATAAGCTTCGCCCGGTCCCATACCTTGGAAAAATTCTTGGCCCTCCCTTCCAGCAGCAGCTCCAGCTTGTCACAGATATCCGTTTTTCTTTTTCCCACGTTCTCACCGACAATCGCCCAGTCGATATCAGGGTATCTGGCCTCCATCAGATCCACTACCTCTTTGTAACGCTCGACCGGCCACTCAGAGGCGGGTCCATAACTTGAGCCGGGGGAGATCACAATCTGCAGCCGGGGTGGTGGTGGCTGGAGTGGTGGCGCTTGGAAATTGGCACGCACATAGGCATCCCCGCCAAGCTTCCCCACAAAGTTCAAGTAATGCCGGACACGGTGTTCAATCGGGCCAGGCGACTGCACCACCTCCACTACATCAGTTAGATATTTTTTCAATCCAGCTGCCGGATAGCCGAGCCGCTGCAGGATTTCAGCCCGGGCAAATGCCTTGGCCGCCTCTCCCGCCTCCCAGGCAATGGCTGATTCATATGTGAATTCCTGATCACGCAGGCTGCTCGCAATCTGTCGGGCCGATGCCTTGTCGGGGTAAGTAATCACCTCATTCAGCTCGGGCATCACCTCCCATAGACCCGCCTGGGATTCAGGGCACAGCACCGCGATGGTTGCCTGAGGTCGAAACAAGCGCAGTGCCCGCACCGCCGGCACGGAAAAACAGGCTTCGGTAAAATTGCCCGGAGACGCCACACACAGATAGCCACCTTTAAGATGTAAAGGCGGTTTGTCGGGACAGGGCACGGCATCCGGGAGCTTGGACATGGCGCAGACTAACCAGCATCACTCGATCCTGTCAATGGCTCCATACATGTCAGCGTGAGCGGATCTCTTGATCTGTGGCCATCAGTGCCATCTGTGTAAAAGGCGATCTAACACAGATAACACGGGCCCTCACAGATGCGCACAGATTAAAAACCACCCTAGGATGCCGGTGGCCCAGGCAGGATTGCAGGATTGTTAAGATTTACAGGATTCCCAACACGAACCCGATCCAGGAAAACCCTGTCTAAAAACAGCGCAACGCCCCGCCCCCCCGAAAACTTCACCCCTTGGTGTTTTCCCGCTTTCAATCAGGAAAAATAGCAGTAATTTCGCCGCATGGTCAAAACGTCAATCCGATTTTCTCTGGGTATGCTCGCTCTGTTAACCCCCATGCAGATGGTCATGGCCCAGCAGACCCCATCGAATCCACTGGCTCCCCTTCCCGCCCAGCCTGCACCCCCTACTCCCCAGGTGCAGAGTATCTACGGCTCGATTGTCCGCATCGAAGCCGCGACACAGGTCCCCGACTACCGCGAGCCATGGAAGGCGGGTCGGTTCAGCGGCGGTATCGGCACCGGTTTCCTGATCGGACCCAACCTCTTTCTCACCAATGCCCACGTGGTCTCCAACGCACGCCGATTGCTGATCACCATGCACGGCTCGGCCCAAAAGCATCCTGCTAGAATCGTCCACATCGCCCACGACTGCGATCTCGCCTTACTTGAAGTCCAGGACTTCACGCCATTCAAAGGGCTGGCGTATTTGCAAATCGGGGACGTACCCAAACTCGAAAGCCAGGTGCGCGTCATCGGCTATCCGGTCGGCGGCAATCGTATTTCCGTGACCCGGGGGGTGGTTTCCAGGATCGATTTCAGTGCCTACAGCCACACCCGCTCGGACCAGCATCTCGTCGTCCAGATCGATGCCGCGATCAACCCCGGCAACTCGGGTGGCCCGGTACTACAGGACGGCAAGGTCGTAGGCGTGGCATTCCAAGGACTGCGCTCAGCCGACAACACGGGTTACATGATCCCGACACCTGTTGTCCGGAGGTTCCTCAAGGATATCGAAGATGGCCGGTATGACAAATACGTTGATATTGGTATCGCGGAGTTCCCTTTGTTCAATCCCGCCATGCGGAAAAAATTCGGTCTCGGCCCGAGTTCTCCCGGAGTGCTGGTGGCTGCGGTTACTCCCGACGGCCCCTGCGATGGCGTGTTAGAAAACAACGACATCCTCACCGCCATCAACGGCAACCCCGTCGATGCGGCCGGCAATATCCTCATCGATGATGAAAAGGTGAACATGAACGAGATCGTTGAACGCAAGTTCTCCGGCGACACCATCCAGCTGAGCATTCTGCGCAGCGGCAAAACCATGTCGCTGGACTGCACACTGAAACCCTTCCCTCCCAGCCAGATGTACTCGGTCCAGTATGGTGTCACACCACGCTACACGACTTTTGCCGGCCTTGTTTTCCAGCCCCTCGACCGCAACCTCTATGCAGCGCATAGTTTCACCAACACGCGTGTCCGCCGGCTCTTCGCCCACTACATCGATGAAGCGATCTTCAAAGAGCGTGAGGACATCGTCATCCTGACCAGCGTGCTGACAGATCCGGTCAATACCCACGTCAGCGGTCATGCGGGCACCGCCATCGAGTCCATCAACGGGGTGAAAATCACATCGCTGCAGCAAGTCCATGATTTACTGCATCCCAAGGAAACCCCCGGGTTTTTCATCATCAAATGCGAGGGTCTTGAGCGACCCATTGTCATTCCCGGCAACAAAGCCGCAGAATCCAGTCAACGCACCGAGACCAACTACGGCATCACCGCCCCCGCCTACCTCGGAAATTAATCATCCAGCCAAGTCTCCAGCCTTTTGCATTTCTAACATCATGAAATTTTCCACTACCATCATCACTGCCGCCCTTGTTATTCCACTCGCCTTTTCAAGCTGCTGCGAAAACAAAAAAGCGGCCACCACAGAAAATTCGCCTGGGGAATCCGCCACCCAGCCGGACCCGGCGGCCAACTCCCTCGTGCGAATCAATTCCACCATCCAAATGTGGAGCCCGGCCCAACCATGGGATAAATCCTCACCCACCAACCGACGCGGCCTCGGTGCGGTGCTTGAGAACAACCGCGTGCTGACCACGGCGGAGATGGCAACCAATGTGACTTATATTGAGTTGGAGAATGCCGACAGCACACACCGTCTTCCCGCCAAGGTGGTGGCCGTCGACTATGAAGCCAACCTGGCCCTGCTTGAGCCCGACAACGGAGATACCGAGGATTTTTTCAAGGATCTCACCCCCATTCAACTTGGCTCCGCTGCCAGGATTGGAAACCAGGTCGATGTCTGGCAGCTTGAGGACAACGGTATGCCCCTGGTGACCAAAGCTACCATCCAAAGTGTGGATATCGTTTCCAGTTTTGCCGACGGCCATTATTTTATCACGTATCAAGCCAAAGGCTCCATGCAAAGTGCCGCCAGTAGCTTTACCCTTCCTGTCATCCATCATGGAAAACTGTTAGGATTGCTCAGCAGCTACAACTCCAAGGACCAGATCATCGACATCATCGCCCCGGAAATCATCCAGGCCTTTCTCAACGACACTGCCGATGGCAACTACGTGGGCTTTCCCTCTCTTGGTATTGGCATCACCAGCACGGTCGATCCTAACTTCCGCGCCTGGCTGAAGCTGCCCGATGATGTCGGGGGACTCTATGTCACCCGCGTCCGTGAAAACAGCGCCGCCGCCAAAGCCGGAATCGAAAAAGGTGATGTGGTGATCGATATCGACGGTAAAGACATTGGCCCGAGAGGTTATTACACCGATGAACAATACGGCCGGCTTTTCTGGAGCCACCTTGTCCGTGGCAGCCATCAGGTCGGGGAGGAGATCCACCTTACCATCTTGCGTAATGGCGAAAAACAGAAGATCACCTCGAAACTTGAGCGCCCGGGCAAACGGCTGATCGCGTCGCATACCTACGACCAGGCACCCCGCTACCTCGTCAAAGGTGGATTCATTTTCCAAGAGCTCACAGGAACCTACCTGAAGGCATTTGGAAACGATTGGGAGACCAAGGCCCCGCTTAACCTGTTAGACGTTCTGGCGTCACCCGAGGATTACGAGGAAGGGCGGAATCGCATCGTCTTCCTCAGTGCCACCATCCCGACACCCGCCACCACCGGCTATGAAAGCTTGCGCAGCCTGATCATCAACAAAGTCAACGGCGATACCATCGCCGACATCCCGACACTGCTCAAAGCCTTCCAAAAACCCGGCCCCGACGGGCTGCACACGATTGAGTTCACCGACGGTCCGCCGAAGACCATTTACCTCGACGCCGCCACCTCTGACCTTGTCGACGCCGAGCTCCTCAAGCGGGGCATCCCCGCGCTATCGAGGGAGTAATTCAAAGCCTCGCAGCCCAAAGCCGAGCACCTTACGGTCGCAGGTGTGGCAAACAACCCCGCCGCACACGGCGGGGTATCAGCTCCAATGCGTCGCAACTAATCAGGGCATACGCTCGACAATGAGAAAATTGACTCTTGTTAGCCCCGGGCCCGCCGGGCTGTCGTCGGAGCTCAGGCTGAGCTGCCCGTCCTTCACCTCGACCTCCGTCACGGAGACGTCAAACTGTCGGGCGGCAAGTTTCCTGTGGTCGAGAACCCTGACACCCTCGACCGCCAGCACCGCCTTGTCCGAATGGAACTCGGAATCACCGGAGCAAACGATCACGCGGTAGCGCCCGTCAGGCACCGACAACTGCCAGGAAACCCCGGCGGTGAAATGCACCAGGGTGTCCCTCAGGTCGTCATCCATTTTGCCCCTGCGGCGGGCCGACGCCTTGTTGTCCTTGGTCCAGCCGTAGGACAGGCCGCCGCGCTTGCCGTAGGAAGCTCCGTCGTCAACTGCCCATCCGTCCGGCGACGCTTTCCCGGCGGGCTGGAAATTGATCTTCGCCACAACCATTGCGGGGTCCACCCTGGTGAACGTCCGGCGAACCGGCGGGCTGAGTTTCGGAGGACTTCCCGCCCCCAGCGCCCGCGCCGTGATGGTGGTGCCCTCGGTCAATCTAACTGGTCCGGCGTAACGTTTCGAGCTGGCGTCGGGTTCGCTCCCGTCGGTGGTGTAAACAACAGCCTCGGCGTTCCTGGGCACCTTCAGCTCCACCTCCATGGCGTCGAAAAACACGTCATCAGCCGCGTGGATCTTCGGTGTACCGAATGGCAGCGAGGAACGCCCGTCGCCCAGGTAGAGGCCGATTTTTTGAAACGGGATCGGTTTCCAGTCCGGGATGCCGGTGTCGGCGCCGGGTTTGAGGGAGAAGTCACCATTGGCGGGATCGACAAAGCGCGCGTCCGTATCGGTGGTTTCCCAGTTGTTTTTAACGGAGTTGTTGTGTGGCTTCGGTTTTTTCCAGTAATCGACAAACTCGGGGTAGCGTTCCGCCCAGACACCTTTGTCGTGTTCCACCTCTGCCACGCGTTTTTTGAATATCGCCGACTGGTTGCCCCGGAACCTCTGTGGCTCCACCGCCCTGCGGCAGTTGATGAAGATGTTGTTCTCTATTTTGAAGTCACTGCCGCCGGGAATGAACACCGTGCTGCGGTTGCCGGCCCGATAAAACACATTACCGATCACCTGGCTGGAGTCGCCGCCGGAATCATCGAAATAGAGACACCACGTCATGTGCGCCGGCGCCAGGTGGTGCCAGTAGTTGTAGCGGAAGACGTTGCCACGCTCGGTGGGATCGCGCCCCATGTAGAAGGCACCCATGTCGTCGCCCTCGAGCATGACGTGGTGCACGTCGTTGTACTCGATGATGTGATCGTTGCCGTGCAGGTAAATCGCAAGCGCGGGCGCCTGGTGGATTTCGCAGTGGGAGATGCGGTTGCCCACGCCATCGATATTGACACCGCCGCGATACGTCCGGTCCCAGCGGTTGAAGCGGCGGATGTCGCAGTTCTGCACGAAGTTCCCGGCGGGTGTCAGTGTTTTCCGGTCGCCGCCGCCGAGCGAGACCGCGCCCTCGCCGATGTTGTAGATGTCACAACTGACGATCCCGTGCCCCGTGCCGGCCTCGCGGTCGAAGAGGATGTTATCGTAGATGTGCTCATGCCAGGAGCCGAGTGCGCGGGAAATCGGTTTGCCGGTGAAGCCATGGCGATAGTCCGGGTCCGGCGAGATCCCCTTGCCGATGCAAACGGCAATCATCCCGAAGTTGCGCAGCATGCAGTTTTGGATGCGGTTGTCGGCACCGCGTTCGATGTAGATTCCCATGCCGCGCGCGTTTTCAAATGTAATCCCCTCGAACACCACATTGCTTGCCCCCTCGATGGCCACCATCGGCTCCTGCAACATGGTGATCTTCAAATCCGCCTGTTCCAAATCCACACCGACCGGAGGCAGGAAGTAAAGTTTACCGGACTCCCTGTCGGCACAAAACTCGCCGGGGAGATCGATTTCCTCGATCAGGTTCAGCGCGGTCCAGCGGTTCCATGACCTGCCGGAGGCGAAACCATACATGTGCGGGTGGACGGTGGTCAGCGTCTTCTTCCGGATGTCGATGGACTTCACCTTCACGGTGTTGTCCGCGTAACCGTTTTGAAAAAGCCCGGTGATCCAGATGTCCCTGGCGTGGGTCCAGCGCGCCGGGCGGTCTGTCTTGAACATGAAAGTGCCGCCACGCACGGGTTTTTCACCGTTGCGGGTCACGGAGCCCTTGTCCAGCACCTTGCCAATCGGTTCACCGGGGGTGCCGGGGTTCGGCCACTGGGCGAGGGCCAGCGGTTCCCCGTTGACAATCAGCTCCAGCGGCGCCGGGATATAGGGTCGCCGGAATCCGCGCGGCCCAACCTCACCGAAGTCCTTGATGCCGTGTCCGTGCAGATCGATTTCCAGCACCTTGTCCTTCACCTCCGGCAAAAGTCGCCCGAGGACCGACTTGTTGGTCACGGGCTTCACCACACGCGGGGGCACGTCCAGGCTGCCGGAAATACGGACATCCGCCCCGGCTGCAGCACGGAAGGTGGTGCCGGAATCCTTTGCATTGAGTTCAAAGGTCGTGGTGCGCCGGTAGGTGCCCGCGGCGAGAATCACGGTGGATTTTCTTGCCCCCCGGGCCGCGTCGCGGGCGCGTTCGAGCGTGGCGAACGGCTTGGCTTCGGTGCCCGGGTTCGAGTCGTCGCCATCAGGCGCCACATGCACCGTCACCCCCAGGGCGAATTGTGTGGTCGCGAGCACGGTCGCGATACCGTAGTGGATCATGTTCATCTTTGTCTCTTGTTTAAAGTTGTTAGTCCGGTCGACATAAAAAGAGTGCGCTTCCCCTGGCCGGCAGGGCAAACCGGGAAAGCCCGTCACGGGTGAGCACCTCGCCTGTTTCCAGGGAGGTGAAGGTCCGGCAGTCTTCGATGGGACCCGTCCAATCGGGGGAAACAAAGTCCGCCTCATCACTCCAGTTGTAAAGTCCCAGCAGGTGGCTGTTTTCCCCGACCGCACGGTAGCTTGCACAAGGGAGGCCGTCGCGCGACCAGAACCCCATGTCGGCAAAATACACACGCCCCCCGGAGGTCTCCGAGCCCAGGCACTGGTCAATCCACTGCAACGCCTCGTCATCCCAGCGCACGACATCACCGCCGGCCTCGACGAGCATCCCCCCCACCCGGGCGTAGTTCACCCAGGTCTGCATGGCGGCCTGCTCCATGCCTTTGAACACACTCACGGAGTCGGCATCCGGGATGGGTTGTCCGGCACCACCGCAGAGCGACGGCAGAATACTCCAGCGGACGTTGTTGAGCACCGTCTGCCAGTTGCCGTCGCGGGCGTCCATCGAGTCACGGTAGCTGTCGATGTAGGCTGCGTGCCAGGGTGCTCCCATGGCGAGCCAGCAGCCGAGGTTCAAGAACCCGTCCTCGGGAAGGTAGCTGCGCAGGGTCTTGTGCAGCCACTCACGCCACTCGGCACCGCTTTTGTCGGAGTACCGGTAGCGGATTTCGGGGTTGTCTGTTAGATGGGTCGAGAAGTCGGTTTTCACCGCCTCGTACCCCCAGTCGTGGAAAATGGTTTTGAACGCCTGCTCAAGCTGGCGCCGGACCTCGGGCACCGAGAGATCGGGGAGCAGGTGCGACTCATGGCCGATGTCGATGAACCAGTCCGGGTGCTTGAGTGCGACGCGGGAGAATTTGGAGGTTTCAAACCCGAGCCAGATTCCGGGGCGCATGCCGAGATCCTTGACCTTTTTTGCAAAGCCGTCGAGGCCGTCGGGAAACTTGTCGTAATCCACCCCTTCGCCACCGTCGAAAAGGAATGAGATTCCCGGGCAATGGTGGAACCACGGCAGCTCGCGGTCCAACGCATACAGCCGCTCCCCCTGCGCATTCCGGTCGAGTTTCGACGTGGAGCCTTTGGAGGGCATGTAACCATCGTCGAGAAGATACCATTGAATCGCGGGCAGAGCCTCCTTGACCCGGCGCACTGAGGGAAGCAGCTCCTCCTGGTTCGCCTCCCAGTACACGAAGTTGTTCCAGGTACAGAAAAACCGCTCCCTGATGAGCGGGTTGAGCTTCCCGCGGGTTCCGGTCGAGCCGGCGAGTTCCCGCAGGTAATCCCGCAAGATGTTGTTGAGGTTTCCGTCCGGCTGAAATTGGATGAAGCCTGACTCGCTGAGGGTTTCCCCCGGGGCGAGGCTCCGGGATTCAATGCCTAAGAAGCGGTGCACGCTCTCCATCCGGATGCTGTTGGTGCCCGACCACTTGATTTTTTTCCTCTGGTGGGCGTGATTCTGGCTTAACGGCCCCTCCACAAACGAGGGGGCGTCCCAGCCATCCGTTAGAACAACAACCTCCATGTGCGGCAGCTCGGGGCAGCGCTCACTCAGCGCGTGCCACTCATTTTCGGGCAAGGCGGCAAGCGGTGGCAAACCGATCACCTTGTCCGGATCGTAGTCATTCACCCCGGTGACACGCGGATGCAGGGAGTAAAGGGCATGGGGGGCTGTCAGTCCCGCATCCCAGGTGAT of the Akkermansiaceae bacterium genome contains:
- a CDS encoding glycosyltransferase family 9 protein — translated: MSKLPDAVPCPDKPPLHLKGGYLCVASPGNFTEACFSVPAVRALRLFRPQATIAVLCPESQAGLWEVMPELNEVITYPDKASARQIASSLRDQEFTYESAIAWEAGEAAKAFARAEILQRLGYPAAGLKKYLTDVVEVVQSPGPIEHRVRHYLNFVGKLGGDAYVRANFQAPPLQPPPPRLQIVISPGSSYGPASEWPVERYKEVVDLMEARYPDIDWAIVGENVGKRKTDICDKLELLLEGRAKNFSKVWDRAKLIQSLPYSSALLACDGEVAHIAAHLGLPAAVIFGPNEPEWKRPLGRQSRVIREHVACSPCYLEKCPLDHRCQNEVTVEMVVAELEAALAVRYV
- a CDS encoding trypsin-like peptidase domain-containing protein is translated as MLALLTPMQMVMAQQTPSNPLAPLPAQPAPPTPQVQSIYGSIVRIEAATQVPDYREPWKAGRFSGGIGTGFLIGPNLFLTNAHVVSNARRLLITMHGSAQKHPARIVHIAHDCDLALLEVQDFTPFKGLAYLQIGDVPKLESQVRVIGYPVGGNRISVTRGVVSRIDFSAYSHTRSDQHLVVQIDAAINPGNSGGPVLQDGKVVGVAFQGLRSADNTGYMIPTPVVRRFLKDIEDGRYDKYVDIGIAEFPLFNPAMRKKFGLGPSSPGVLVAAVTPDGPCDGVLENNDILTAINGNPVDAAGNILIDDEKVNMNEIVERKFSGDTIQLSILRSGKTMSLDCTLKPFPPSQMYSVQYGVTPRYTTFAGLVFQPLDRNLYAAHSFTNTRVRRLFAHYIDEAIFKEREDIVILTSVLTDPVNTHVSGHAGTAIESINGVKITSLQQVHDLLHPKETPGFFIIKCEGLERPIVIPGNKAAESSQRTETNYGITAPAYLGN
- a CDS encoding PDZ domain-containing protein; amino-acid sequence: MKFSTTIITAALVIPLAFSSCCENKKAATTENSPGESATQPDPAANSLVRINSTIQMWSPAQPWDKSSPTNRRGLGAVLENNRVLTTAEMATNVTYIELENADSTHRLPAKVVAVDYEANLALLEPDNGDTEDFFKDLTPIQLGSAARIGNQVDVWQLEDNGMPLVTKATIQSVDIVSSFADGHYFITYQAKGSMQSAASSFTLPVIHHGKLLGLLSSYNSKDQIIDIIAPEIIQAFLNDTADGNYVGFPSLGIGITSTVDPNFRAWLKLPDDVGGLYVTRVRENSAAAKAGIEKGDVVIDIDGKDIGPRGYYTDEQYGRLFWSHLVRGSHQVGEEIHLTILRNGEKQKITSKLERPGKRLIASHTYDQAPRYLVKGGFIFQELTGTYLKAFGNDWETKAPLNLLDVLASPEDYEEGRNRIVFLSATIPTPATTGYESLRSLIINKVNGDTIADIPTLLKAFQKPGPDGLHTIEFTDGPPKTIYLDAATSDLVDAELLKRGIPALSRE
- a CDS encoding right-handed parallel beta-helix repeat-containing protein, which encodes MNMIHYGIATVLATTQFALGVTVHVAPDGDDSNPGTEAKPFATLERARDAARGARKSTVILAAGTYRRTTTFELNAKDSGTTFRAAAGADVRISGSLDVPPRVVKPVTNKSVLGRLLPEVKDKVLEIDLHGHGIKDFGEVGPRGFRRPYIPAPLELIVNGEPLALAQWPNPGTPGEPIGKVLDKGSVTRNGEKPVRGGTFMFKTDRPARWTHARDIWITGLFQNGYADNTVKVKSIDIRKKTLTTVHPHMYGFASGRSWNRWTALNLIEEIDLPGEFCADRESGKLYFLPPVGVDLEQADLKITMLQEPMVAIEGASNVVFEGITFENARGMGIYIERGADNRIQNCMLRNFGMIAVCIGKGISPDPDYRHGFTGKPISRALGSWHEHIYDNILFDREAGTGHGIVSCDIYNIGEGAVSLGGGDRKTLTPAGNFVQNCDIRRFNRWDRTYRGGVNIDGVGNRISHCEIHQAPALAIYLHGNDHIIEYNDVHHVMLEGDDMGAFYMGRDPTERGNVFRYNYWHHLAPAHMTWCLYFDDSGGDSSQVIGNVFYRAGNRSTVFIPGGSDFKIENNIFINCRRAVEPQRFRGNQSAIFKKRVAEVEHDKGVWAERYPEFVDYWKKPKPHNNSVKNNWETTDTDARFVDPANGDFSLKPGADTGIPDWKPIPFQKIGLYLGDGRSSLPFGTPKIHAADDVFFDAMEVELKVPRNAEAVVYTTDGSEPDASSKRYAGPVRLTEGTTITARALGAGSPPKLSPPVRRTFTRVDPAMVVAKINFQPAGKASPDGWAVDDGASYGKRGGLSYGWTKDNKASARRRGKMDDDLRDTLVHFTAGVSWQLSVPDGRYRVIVCSGDSEFHSDKAVLAVEGVRVLDHRKLAARQFDVSVTEVEVKDGQLSLSSDDSPAGPGLTRVNFLIVERMP
- a CDS encoding alpha-galactosidase; its protein translation is MTTDLYHSISNNGITATLVFSVSSSVGAEAPWREKEGCGWQCVSGGLFCEVSLRRSGNSFIYGLQVSNRGDEPIDIHQLKLGPGEITWDAGLTAPHALYSLHPRVTGVNDYDPDKVIGLPPLAALPENEWHALSERCPELPHMEVVVLTDGWDAPSFVEGPLSQNHAHQRKKIKWSGTNSIRMESVHRFLGIESRSLAPGETLSESGFIQFQPDGNLNNILRDYLRELAGSTGTRGKLNPLIRERFFCTWNNFVYWEANQEELLPSVRRVKEALPAIQWYLLDDGYMPSKGSTSKLDRNAQGERLYALDRELPWFHHCPGISFLFDGGEGVDYDKFPDGLDGFAKKVKDLGMRPGIWLGFETSKFSRVALKHPDWFIDIGHESHLLPDLSVPEVRRQLEQAFKTIFHDWGYEAVKTDFSTHLTDNPEIRYRYSDKSGAEWREWLHKTLRSYLPEDGFLNLGCWLAMGAPWHAAYIDSYRDSMDARDGNWQTVLNNVRWSILPSLCGGAGQPIPDADSVSVFKGMEQAAMQTWVNYARVGGMLVEAGGDVVRWDDEALQWIDQCLGSETSGGRVYFADMGFWSRDGLPCASYRAVGENSHLLGLYNWSDEADFVSPDWTGPIEDCRTFTSLETGEVLTRDGLSRFALPARGSALFLCRPD